A single window of Nicotiana sylvestris chromosome 3, ASM39365v2, whole genome shotgun sequence DNA harbors:
- the LOC104246180 gene encoding delta(12)-fatty-acid desaturase FAD2-like: MGAGGRMSVPSEGKKSQSDVFQRVPHSKPPFTVGEIKKAIPPHCFKRSVLNSFSYVVYDLTIAFLLYYAATNYFHLLPYNLSYIAWPLYWICQGCNLTGVWVIAHECGHHAFSDYQWLDDTVGLVLHSALLVPYFSWKYSHRRHHSNTGSMDRDEVFVPKVKSGISWFSTYLNNPPGRILILLVQLTLGWPLYLMFNVSGRPYDRFACHFDPNSPIYTDRERLQIFVSDAGIFAVLFGLYHLAAAKGLAWVVCVYGCPLLIVNGFLVLITYLQHTHPSLPHYDSSEWDWLRGALATVDRDYGILNKVFHNITDTHVAHHLFSTMPHYHAMEATKAIKPILGDYYQFDGTSIWKAMYREARECVYVEPDEGDQNKGVFWYKNKLH, translated from the coding sequence ATGGGTGCTGGAGGTCGAATGTCTGTTCCATCTGAGGGCAAGAAGTCCCAGTCTGATGTCTTCCAAAGAGTACCGCATTCGAAACCACCCTTCACTGTTGGTGAGATCAAGAAAGCCATCCCACCCCATTGTTTCAAGCGATCTGTCCTAAACTCTTTCTCCTATGTTGTTTATGACCTTACAATAGCCTTTCTCCTCTACTATGCCGCGACCAACTATTTCCATCTCCTTCCTTACAATCTCTCATACATAGCTTGGCCGCTTTACTGGATCTGCCAAGGCTGTAATCTAACAGGAGTTTGGGTCATTGCCCATGAATGTGGTCACCATGCCTTCAGCGACTATCAATGGCTTGATGATACTGTTGGCCTTGTCCTACATTCCGCTCTCCTTGTCCCCTATTTCTCTTGGAAATACAGTCATCGCCGCCACCATTCTAATACAGGTTCTATGGATCGCGATGAAGTATTTGTACCAAAGGTGAAGTCGGGTATTAGTTGGTTCTCCACTTATCTTAACAATCCACCAGGCAGAATCCTTATACTTCTTGTTCAGCTCACTCTAGGCTGGCCTCTATACTTGATGTTCAATGTTTCAGGCCGACCCTATGACCGGTTCGCTTGCCACTTTGATCCTAATAGCCCTATCTACACAGATCGTGAGCGCCTTCAGATCTTTGTTTCTGATGCTGGTATTTTTGCTGTACTCTTTGGACTTTACCATCTTGCGGCAGCAAAAGGACTTGCTTGGGTTGTCTGTGTTTATGGATGTCCATTGCTCATTGTCAACGGATTCCTCGTATTGATCACATATTTGCAGCACACACACCCTTCATTGCCTCATTACGACTCATCCGAATGGGACTGGTTGAGGGGTGCTCTTGCCACAGTTGACAGAGACTATGGCATTCTCAACAAGGTATTCCACAACATCACAGACACTCATGTTGCACATCATCTGTTCTCAACCATGCCACATTATCATGCAATGGAAGCTACAAAGGCGATAAAACCAATATTAGGCGACTACTATCAATTTGATGGGACGTCGATTTGGAAGGCCATGTATAGAGAAGCAAGGGAATGTGTTTACGTTGAGCCAGATGAAGGTGACCAAAACAAGGGTGTCTTTTGGTATAAAAACAAGCTTCATTAG